From the genome of Eucalyptus grandis isolate ANBG69807.140 chromosome 2, ASM1654582v1, whole genome shotgun sequence, one region includes:
- the LOC120290576 gene encoding uncharacterized protein LOC120290576 produces the protein MKMAEFQCLCQGFLTVDQYEVKFAELSQYACGLIENPTNRVRRFKEGFKPDLRSVLISPDLRNYNELYQRTQMIERDQNDRAATSRSRFNTNRDVIRQRKRPMLGGRFNILPNKMGVIGKFGPSRNELCRACEVDIDQTSAPKGRMPILNVASRVTWLEIVQEGHEDNRYHQLRIRKEDVPKSAFPTLYGYYEFTVIPFGLTNALATFMDLMNKVFEEYLDQFVIVFIDDILVYLRSDEEHEKSFEFSAAEAKSSSVVR, from the exons ATGAAGATGGCAGAGTTTCAGTGTCTTTGCCAAGGTTTCCTGACTGTCGATCAATATGAGGTGAAATTCGCTGAACTGTCACAATATGCTTGTGGGTTAATTGAGAATCCCACGAACCGAGTGAGAAGGTTCAAGGAAGGATTCAAGCCGGACTTGAGGAGTGTATTGATTTCGCCAGATTTGAGGAACTACAATGAACTATACCAAAGAACCCAGATGATTGAGAGAGATCAGAATGATAGAGCCGCCACCTCTAGGTCGAGATTCAATACAAACAGAGATGTGATTCGCCAAAGAAAGAGGCCTATGCTTGGAGGTAGATTTAATATTCTGCCCAACAAGATGGGTGTAATTGGCAAGTTTGGGCCAAGTAGGAATGAATTGTGTCGCGCTTGTGAAGTTGACATTGACCAAACCAGTGCCCCCAAAGGACGGATGCCTATTTTGAATGTGGCTAGCAGGGTCACATGGCTAGAGATTGTCCAAGAAGGCCACGAGGACAACC gatatcatcaactgAGAATTAGGAAGGAGGACGTGCCTAAGTCAGCATTTCCTACTCTTTATGGTTACTATGAGTTCACAGTGATACCGTttgggttgacgaatgctctaGCTaccttcatggatttgatgaacaaagTATTCGAGGAATacctagatcagtttgtgatcgtgttcatcgatgatattctggtatattTAAGGAGTGATGAAGAGCACGAGAAATCATTTGAGTTTAGTGCTGCAGAAGCTAAGAGTTCATCAGTTGTACGCTAA